The Saprospiraceae bacterium genome includes a window with the following:
- the accB gene encoding acetyl-CoA carboxylase biotin carboxyl carrier protein codes for MSFEEIQELIKLVNKSNLTDLKLKDKDFEIQIRTKKYYKGSVQTIVQSAPAVSLTPPVQNVSTSSVPSSGAEKSVTAPTESVPTQGKLTVEVKSPIVGTFYRSSAPDKPAFVKVGDTIKKGDVVCIIEAMKLFNEIESEVSGTIVKVLVEDATPVEYDQVLFLLEV; via the coding sequence ATGAGTTTCGAAGAAATACAGGAATTAATTAAACTAGTCAACAAGTCCAATCTGACGGATTTAAAATTAAAAGACAAGGACTTTGAGATTCAGATTCGAACCAAAAAATATTATAAAGGTTCAGTTCAGACTATTGTCCAATCAGCACCAGCTGTAAGTTTGACACCACCTGTTCAGAATGTTTCAACATCATCTGTACCGTCTTCAGGTGCTGAAAAATCAGTCACCGCACCAACAGAATCAGTACCGACGCAAGGAAAACTGACTGTAGAAGTGAAGTCTCCGATAGTGGGTACGTTTTACAGATCCTCAGCTCCTGATAAACCTGCCTTTGTTAAAGTCGGAGATACCATCAAAAAAGGTGATGTGGTTTGTATCATTGAAGCCATGAAGCTGTTTAACGAGATTGAAAGCGAAGTATCCGGCACTATTGTAAAAGTGTTGGTGGAGGACGCAACACCTGTTGAGTATGATCAGGTGCTATTCCTACTTGAAGTTTAG
- the efp gene encoding elongation factor P, producing the protein MASTSDIRNGLCLNHNGDVYSIVEFLHVKPGKGNAFVRTKLKSLTTGKVVEYTFPAGHKIDDVRVERRKYQYLYNDETGYNFMDNETYDQVSIAGSMIERPDFMKEGSEIEILFHAEKNIPLTTEMPASIILEVTYTEPGVRGDTATNVTKPATVETGAEVKVPIFINQGDKIKIDTKTGAYQERIKS; encoded by the coding sequence ATGGCAAGTACTTCAGATATTAGAAATGGTTTGTGTCTTAATCACAACGGAGATGTTTACTCAATAGTCGAATTTCTACACGTAAAACCAGGCAAAGGAAATGCATTTGTAAGAACAAAACTCAAAAGTCTAACAACGGGAAAAGTTGTAGAATATACCTTTCCGGCCGGTCACAAAATTGATGATGTTCGGGTAGAAAGACGTAAATACCAATATCTGTATAACGATGAAACAGGGTATAATTTTATGGACAATGAAACCTACGATCAGGTAAGCATTGCCGGGTCTATGATAGAGCGACCCGATTTCATGAAAGAAGGCAGTGAAATAGAAATTTTGTTTCATGCAGAAAAAAATATACCTTTGACAACAGAAATGCCCGCCAGTATCATTTTGGAAGTAACATATACAGAACCTGGAGTAAGAGGAGATACAGCGACCAATGTAACCAAACCAGCAACTGTTGAAACAGGAGCAGAAGTCAAAGTGCCTATTTTTATCAATCAGGGTGATAAAATTAAAATTGATACAAAAACAGGAGCATATCAGGAACGTATTAAATCTTAA
- the accC gene encoding acetyl-CoA carboxylase biotin carboxylase subunit, translated as MFNKILIANRGEIALRIIRTCKEMGIKTVAIYSKADAESLHVKFADEAVCIGPPASSESYLNIPRIMAAVEITNSDAVHPGYGFLAENADFAEICSQYGVKFIGPTPDMIRKMGDKITAKETMIKAGVPVVPGSGGLLKDVQQGIKLAKTIGYPVILKATAGGGGKGMRIVTKEDEFENAWDGARKEAKASFSNDGIYIEKYIEEPRHIEFQIIGDQFGNVIHLSERDCSIQRRHQKLVEECPSPFMTDELREQMGDAAVKAGKSINYEGVGTIEFLVDKFRNFYFMEMNTRIQVEHPVTEEVIDHDLIKEQIKVAAGIPITGKNYYPLMHAMECRINAEDVCNGFRPSPGKITSFHSPKGHGVRVDTHVYAGYTVPPYYDSMIAKLICKAQTREECIKKMQRALDEFIIEGIKTTVPFHKALLNNEDFKSGNFNTGFLNNFDFDQCKE; from the coding sequence ATGTTTAATAAAATACTGATTGCAAACAGAGGAGAAATAGCACTTAGGATTATTCGTACCTGTAAAGAGATGGGCATCAAAACGGTTGCTATTTATTCTAAGGCAGATGCTGAAAGTTTGCATGTAAAATTTGCCGATGAGGCAGTCTGTATAGGACCACCTGCATCATCTGAATCTTATCTTAATATACCACGAATCATGGCTGCCGTTGAAATTACCAATTCTGATGCAGTACATCCGGGTTATGGATTTCTGGCAGAAAATGCTGACTTCGCAGAGATTTGTTCACAATATGGCGTAAAATTTATAGGCCCTACTCCGGATATGATCCGTAAAATGGGAGATAAAATTACTGCAAAAGAAACAATGATAAAGGCAGGTGTGCCCGTTGTTCCTGGTTCAGGAGGGTTACTGAAAGATGTGCAGCAAGGCATTAAATTAGCAAAAACCATCGGATATCCTGTCATTTTGAAGGCGACTGCAGGAGGCGGTGGTAAAGGAATGCGCATTGTCACAAAAGAAGACGAATTTGAAAATGCATGGGATGGTGCCCGAAAGGAGGCCAAAGCTTCATTTTCCAATGATGGTATCTATATCGAAAAGTATATCGAAGAGCCCCGACATATCGAATTTCAGATTATCGGAGATCAATTTGGTAATGTAATACACCTTTCAGAAAGAGATTGTTCGATTCAGCGCCGGCACCAAAAACTCGTGGAAGAATGTCCATCTCCCTTTATGACCGATGAACTCAGAGAACAGATGGGAGATGCAGCTGTAAAGGCGGGAAAATCAATCAATTATGAAGGTGTTGGTACTATCGAATTTTTGGTAGACAAATTCAGAAATTTTTATTTCATGGAGATGAATACACGTATTCAGGTAGAGCACCCGGTGACAGAAGAAGTAATAGATCATGATCTCATCAAAGAACAAATAAAAGTAGCAGCAGGAATTCCGATTACCGGAAAAAACTATTATCCTTTGATGCATGCCATGGAGTGCAGAATAAATGCAGAAGATGTCTGTAACGGATTCAGACCGAGCCCCGGCAAAATTACTTCTTTTCATAGCCCGAAGGGACACGGAGTAAGAGTGGATACGCATGTTTATGCAGGCTATACAGTGCCGCCCTATTATGATTCTATGATCGCGAAACTCATCTGTAAGGCACAGACCAGAGAAGAATGTATCAAAAAGATGCAAAGAGCATTGGATGAATTTATAATTGAAGGAATAAAAACAACAGTTCCTTTTCACAAAGCACTGCTGAACAATGAAGATTTCAAAAGCGGCAATTTTAATACAGGCTTTCTGAACAACTTTGATTTTGATCAGTGTAAAGAATGA